From one Luteolibacter sp. Y139 genomic stretch:
- a CDS encoding HAMP domain-containing protein yields MKKPRSSPSSTHTAEYPVADAATATVNGEDSPHQLKELLFALNAFKRGDFSARLPDDWIGIAGKVADSFNDVIRRNQELAGELARIRDVVGVEGRIGQRAILGDMQGSWSEAIGSVNSLVENLVQPTSDMARVIGAVAKGDLSQTMSTDIEGRQLKGEFLRTARTVNTMVEQLGGFASEVTRVAREVGTEGKLGGQAKVKGVAGTWKDLTDNVNLMAGNLTAQVRNIATVTTAVANGDLTKKITVDVKGEFLELKDTVNTMVGQLRSFASEVTRVAREVGSEGSLGGQARVEGVSGTWKDLTDSVNFMASNLTTQVRNIAAVTTAVANGDLSKKITVDVKGEILELKNTINTMVDQLSSFASEVTRVAREVGSEGKLGGQANVSGVAGTWKDLTDSVNSMAGNLTAQVRNIAEVTTAVANGDLSKTITVDVKGEILELKDTINTMVGQLRSFASEVTRVAREVGTEGKLGGQAEVTGVAGTWKDLTDNVNMMAGNLTDQVRNIADVTTAIANGDLSRKITVDVKGEILEMKNTINTMVDQLSSFADQVTRVAREVGTEGKLGGQAEVRGVAGTWKDLTDSVNSMAGNLTNQVRNIAEVTTAVANGDLGKKITVDVKGEILELKNTINTMVDQLGSFASEVTRVAREVGTEGKLGGQADVKGVAGTWKDLTDSVNSMAGNLTDQVRNIADVTTAVANGDLSRKVTVAVRGEILQLKDTVNTMVDQLNSFASEVTRVAREVGTEGKLGGQADVKGVAGTWKDLTDSVNSMAGNLTNQVRNIADVTTAVARGDLSKKITVDVKGEILELKNTINTMVDQLGSFAAEVTRVAREVGSEGKLGGQAKVSGVAGTWKDLTDSVNLMAGNLTDQVRNIADVTKAVAAGNLSKKITVDVRGEILELKDTINVMVDQLRSFASEVTRVAREVGSEGSLGGQARVEGVSGTWKDLTDSVNFMASNLTTQVRNIAAVTTAVANGDLSRKITVDVKGEILELKNTVNTMVDQLNSFASEVTRVAREVGTEGSLGGQAEVKGVAGTWKDLTDSVNSMAGNLTNQVRGIAKVVTAVAKGDLNQKLMVEAKGEVAELADTINSMTDTLATFAEQVTGVAREVGVEGQLGGQAHVPGASGTWLDLTDNVNQLAANLTTQLRAIADVATAVTKGDLTQSIQVSARGEVAFVKDNINEMIRNLRDTTSRNEEQDWLKTNLAKFTRMLQGQKDLLTVGKLILSELAPVVSAQTGIFYIMDSDAPEPELRLLASYAFTERKHLSNRYRLGEGLVGQCALERQPILLTNVPSDYIQISSGLGKAVPTSIIVLPILFEGKVKAVIELASFQGFNPTHETFLVQLAESIGIVLNTIKANTLTEDLLKQSQSLASELQNRQDELEKTNKELGDKAAQLAEQNEEVERKNSEVEQARTALEGKAQQLALTSKYKSEFLANMSHELRTPLNSLLILADQLGSNYEGNLTTKQVEFARTIHGSGRDLLRLINDILDLSKIESGNFTVSVTEVRIADLMDNVERTFRHVAQDKGINFAFELAADLPSRILTDEQRLDQVLKNLVSNALKFTADGKVTVRVQAVEGQRLRGNSVLSGAGKVLAFSVEDTGIGIPPEKQMVIFEAFQQADGSTSRRYGGTGLGLAISRELARLLGGEISVQSEEGVGSTFTLFLPLQAPATEREYIETTDAGIEIEEMDFTQDVIADDRSNISPLDHVTLIVEDNRDTAGMLLARARAKGFKGVVAMRGYAALTMAREFQPEGITLDVSLPDLDGWKVLSRLKSDLSTRHIPVFMVSADSEPENALKNGAIRFLGKPLDPESVDSVFERMRQMRDEPGGTVLLVEDDETQRNSVGELLSDTPNLITAGNADEAFKILESTACDCVIVDLMLPGTSGFEVIEHIRGDFPQMPIIVYTGKNLSTDEEAQLNRLTQTVIVKDVRSPERLYDQVALWLHRKVSELPQPGRETIQRLNDPNTLLAGKRVLIVDDDVRNIFAMTSLLERHHMDVMSAEQGETALQLLKSGTIFDIVLMDIMMPEMDGYEVMKAIRGMYGFQELPIIALTAKAMKGDREKCIDAGASDYISKPVDTDRLLTMLRTWLYR; encoded by the coding sequence ATGAAAAAGCCCCGCTCCTCCCCATCGTCCACCCACACTGCCGAATATCCCGTCGCCGATGCCGCCACGGCAACCGTGAATGGCGAGGACAGCCCCCACCAACTCAAGGAACTTCTATTTGCGCTCAATGCCTTCAAGCGTGGCGATTTCTCCGCCCGGCTGCCCGACGACTGGATCGGCATCGCAGGCAAGGTGGCGGACTCGTTCAATGATGTCATTCGTCGGAACCAAGAGCTTGCCGGAGAGCTTGCGAGGATCCGGGACGTCGTCGGTGTTGAAGGGCGCATCGGCCAACGCGCGATCCTCGGCGACATGCAGGGCTCCTGGAGCGAGGCGATCGGCTCGGTGAATAGCCTGGTGGAAAATCTTGTTCAGCCGACGAGCGACATGGCGCGCGTGATCGGCGCCGTGGCGAAGGGCGATCTTTCGCAAACGATGTCCACGGACATCGAGGGCCGCCAACTGAAGGGGGAATTCCTGCGCACCGCTCGCACGGTGAACACGATGGTGGAGCAGCTCGGTGGTTTCGCCTCGGAAGTGACCCGCGTCGCCCGCGAAGTGGGCACCGAAGGAAAGCTCGGCGGCCAAGCGAAGGTGAAGGGCGTCGCCGGCACGTGGAAGGATCTTACCGACAACGTGAACCTGATGGCCGGTAACCTCACCGCTCAGGTCCGAAACATCGCCACCGTCACCACCGCGGTGGCGAATGGCGACCTCACCAAGAAGATCACCGTCGATGTCAAAGGCGAGTTCTTGGAACTGAAGGACACGGTCAACACCATGGTGGGCCAGCTCCGCTCCTTCGCCTCGGAAGTGACCCGCGTGGCCCGCGAGGTGGGCTCGGAAGGATCGCTCGGTGGTCAGGCGCGAGTGGAAGGCGTCTCGGGCACGTGGAAGGACCTCACCGACTCCGTGAACTTCATGGCGTCGAACCTCACCACCCAGGTTCGCAACATCGCTGCGGTTACCACTGCCGTGGCGAATGGCGACCTCTCCAAAAAAATCACCGTCGATGTCAAAGGCGAGATCCTCGAGCTGAAAAACACGATCAATACGATGGTGGACCAGCTCAGTTCCTTTGCCTCGGAAGTGACCCGCGTGGCCCGCGAAGTGGGCTCGGAAGGAAAGCTCGGCGGCCAGGCAAACGTGTCCGGCGTCGCCGGGACCTGGAAGGACCTCACCGATTCCGTGAACTCGATGGCCGGCAACCTCACCGCCCAGGTGCGTAACATCGCCGAGGTCACCACCGCGGTAGCGAACGGCGACCTTTCCAAAACCATCACGGTGGATGTGAAGGGCGAAATCCTGGAGCTGAAAGACACCATCAACACCATGGTCGGCCAGCTCCGGTCCTTCGCCTCGGAAGTGACTCGCGTGGCCCGCGAGGTGGGCACCGAAGGAAAGCTCGGCGGCCAGGCCGAGGTGACCGGCGTCGCCGGCACGTGGAAGGACCTCACCGACAACGTGAACATGATGGCCGGCAACCTCACCGACCAGGTCCGCAACATCGCCGACGTGACGACTGCCATCGCGAACGGTGACCTTTCCCGCAAGATCACGGTGGATGTGAAGGGCGAGATCCTTGAGATGAAAAACACCATCAATACGATGGTGGACCAGCTCAGCTCCTTCGCCGATCAGGTCACCCGCGTGGCCCGCGAGGTGGGCACCGAAGGAAAGCTCGGCGGCCAGGCCGAGGTGCGCGGCGTGGCCGGCACCTGGAAGGACCTCACCGATTCTGTGAACTCGATGGCCGGCAACCTGACCAATCAGGTGCGCAATATCGCCGAGGTGACCACCGCTGTGGCCAATGGAGACCTCGGCAAGAAGATCACGGTGGATGTGAAAGGCGAGATCCTGGAGCTGAAGAACACCATCAACACCATGGTGGACCAGCTCGGTTCATTTGCCTCGGAAGTGACCCGCGTGGCCCGCGAAGTGGGCACCGAAGGAAAGCTCGGCGGCCAGGCAGACGTGAAGGGCGTCGCAGGCACGTGGAAAGACCTCACCGACTCGGTGAACTCAATGGCCGGCAACCTCACCGACCAGGTCCGTAACATCGCCGACGTGACCACCGCGGTGGCGAATGGCGACCTCTCCCGAAAGGTTACCGTGGCGGTGCGTGGAGAAATTCTCCAGCTGAAGGACACGGTCAACACCATGGTGGACCAGCTCAACTCTTTCGCCTCGGAAGTGACCCGCGTGGCCCGCGAAGTGGGCACGGAAGGAAAGCTCGGCGGTCAGGCGGATGTGAAAGGCGTCGCCGGCACTTGGAAGGACCTCACCGATTCGGTGAACTCCATGGCGGGCAACCTGACCAATCAGGTCCGAAACATCGCCGACGTCACCACCGCCGTGGCACGAGGTGACCTTTCCAAGAAGATCACCGTGGATGTGAAGGGTGAAATCCTGGAACTGAAGAACACCATTAACACGATGGTGGACCAGCTCGGATCGTTCGCGGCGGAAGTGACTCGCGTGGCCCGTGAAGTGGGCTCCGAAGGCAAGCTCGGCGGCCAGGCAAAGGTCTCCGGCGTGGCCGGCACGTGGAAGGACCTCACCGACTCGGTGAACCTCATGGCCGGCAACCTCACCGACCAGGTCCGCAACATCGCCGACGTGACCAAGGCGGTCGCCGCCGGCAATCTATCGAAGAAGATCACCGTTGATGTCCGCGGAGAAATTCTCGAACTGAAGGACACCATCAACGTCATGGTGGACCAGCTCCGCTCCTTCGCTTCGGAAGTGACCCGCGTGGCCCGCGAGGTGGGCTCGGAAGGATCGCTCGGTGGCCAGGCACGCGTCGAAGGCGTCTCGGGCACGTGGAAGGACCTCACCGACTCGGTGAACTTCATGGCATCCAACCTCACGACCCAGGTGCGTAACATCGCCGCGGTCACCACCGCGGTGGCGAATGGCGACCTTTCCCGCAAGATCACGGTCGATGTCAAAGGCGAGATCCTCGAGCTGAAGAACACCGTGAATACCATGGTGGACCAGCTCAACTCCTTCGCCTCGGAAGTGACCCGCGTGGCCCGCGAAGTGGGCACGGAAGGATCGCTCGGTGGCCAAGCCGAAGTGAAAGGCGTCGCCGGCACGTGGAAGGACCTCACCGACTCCGTGAATTCCATGGCGGGCAACCTCACCAACCAGGTGCGAGGCATTGCCAAGGTCGTGACCGCAGTCGCCAAAGGCGACCTCAACCAGAAGCTGATGGTGGAAGCGAAAGGCGAAGTCGCCGAGCTCGCCGACACCATCAATAGCATGACCGACACGCTCGCCACCTTCGCCGAACAGGTGACCGGGGTGGCGCGCGAGGTGGGTGTCGAAGGACAGCTCGGTGGTCAGGCCCACGTGCCCGGCGCCTCCGGCACGTGGCTCGACCTCACCGACAACGTGAACCAGCTCGCTGCCAATCTCACCACCCAGCTCCGCGCGATCGCCGACGTGGCCACCGCCGTGACCAAGGGCGACCTCACCCAGAGCATTCAGGTCTCCGCCCGCGGTGAGGTTGCCTTCGTGAAGGACAACATCAACGAGATGATCCGCAACCTGCGCGACACCACCTCGCGCAATGAGGAGCAGGACTGGTTGAAGACGAACCTCGCGAAATTCACCCGCATGCTGCAGGGCCAGAAGGACCTGCTCACCGTCGGCAAGCTGATCCTTTCCGAGCTTGCGCCAGTGGTCTCTGCGCAGACCGGAATCTTCTACATCATGGACAGCGATGCACCGGAGCCCGAGCTCCGCTTGCTCGCCAGCTACGCCTTCACCGAGCGCAAACATCTCAGCAATCGCTACCGACTCGGCGAGGGGCTGGTCGGCCAGTGCGCCTTGGAAAGACAGCCAATCCTGCTCACCAACGTTCCCAGCGACTACATCCAGATCAGCTCCGGCCTCGGCAAAGCGGTGCCAACCAGCATCATCGTCCTGCCCATCCTCTTTGAAGGCAAGGTCAAGGCGGTCATCGAACTCGCATCCTTCCAAGGCTTCAATCCGACCCACGAGACCTTCCTCGTTCAGCTCGCAGAATCGATCGGCATCGTCTTGAACACCATCAAGGCGAACACCCTCACGGAGGATCTTCTCAAACAGTCCCAGTCACTCGCGAGCGAACTCCAGAATCGCCAGGACGAGCTGGAAAAAACCAACAAGGAACTCGGCGACAAGGCGGCCCAGCTCGCCGAGCAAAACGAGGAAGTGGAGCGGAAGAACAGCGAGGTGGAGCAAGCGCGCACCGCGCTGGAAGGCAAGGCCCAGCAGCTTGCCCTCACTTCGAAATACAAATCCGAGTTCCTCGCGAACATGTCGCACGAGCTCCGCACGCCGCTCAACAGCCTGCTCATCCTCGCCGACCAGCTTGGCTCGAACTACGAAGGCAACCTCACAACCAAGCAGGTCGAGTTCGCCCGCACCATCCACGGATCCGGCCGTGATCTGTTGCGCTTGATCAATGACATCCTCGACCTGTCGAAGATCGAGTCCGGCAACTTCACCGTCTCCGTGACAGAGGTCCGCATTGCTGACCTGATGGACAATGTCGAGCGCACCTTCCGCCACGTGGCACAGGACAAGGGCATCAACTTCGCCTTCGAACTCGCTGCCGATCTGCCATCGCGAATCCTCACCGATGAGCAACGCCTCGACCAAGTATTGAAGAACCTCGTCTCGAACGCATTGAAATTCACCGCCGACGGCAAGGTCACCGTGAGGGTCCAGGCAGTCGAGGGCCAACGCCTGCGCGGCAACTCCGTGCTAAGCGGCGCTGGAAAAGTCCTCGCCTTCAGCGTTGAAGATACCGGCATCGGCATCCCGCCGGAAAAGCAGATGGTCATCTTCGAGGCCTTCCAGCAGGCCGACGGCAGCACCAGCCGGCGTTACGGTGGCACCGGCCTCGGCCTTGCCATCAGCCGCGAGTTGGCCCGCCTGCTCGGCGGCGAGATCAGCGTGCAGAGCGAGGAAGGAGTGGGCAGCACCTTCACCTTGTTCCTGCCGCTGCAGGCACCGGCAACGGAACGCGAATACATCGAGACCACCGACGCCGGGATTGAAATTGAGGAGATGGACTTCACCCAGGACGTCATTGCCGACGACCGCTCCAATATCTCGCCCCTCGATCACGTGACATTGATCGTGGAAGACAATCGCGACACGGCCGGGATGCTTTTGGCCAGGGCACGAGCCAAAGGATTCAAGGGTGTGGTCGCCATGCGCGGCTACGCAGCCCTGACCATGGCCCGCGAGTTCCAGCCCGAAGGCATCACGCTCGATGTCAGCTTGCCGGATCTGGACGGCTGGAAGGTCCTGAGCCGCCTCAAGTCCGATCTCTCCACGAGGCACATCCCGGTCTTTATGGTCTCCGCAGACTCCGAACCGGAGAATGCCCTGAAAAACGGCGCGATCCGCTTCCTCGGCAAGCCCCTCGATCCGGAATCGGTGGACAGCGTTTTCGAGCGGATGCGTCAGATGCGAGACGAGCCGGGCGGCACGGTGCTGTTGGTCGAGGACGACGAAACCCAACGCAACAGCGTGGGCGAGTTGCTTTCAGATACCCCGAACCTCATCACCGCCGGCAACGCCGACGAAGCCTTCAAGATTCTGGAAAGCACGGCATGCGATTGCGTCATCGTGGACCTCATGCTGCCGGGAACCTCGGGCTTTGAAGTCATCGAGCACATTCGCGGGGACTTCCCCCAGATGCCCATCATTGTCTACACCGGCAAGAACCTCTCCACAGACGAGGAAGCACAGCTCAATCGCCTGACCCAGACCGTCATCGTCAAGGACGTGCGCAGTCCCGAGCGGCTCTACGATCAGGTCGCCCTGTGGCTTCACCGCAAGGTCTCCGAACTCCCCCAGCCCGGCCGCGAGACCATCCAGCGCCTCAATGATCCGAATACCCTGCTCGCCGGCAAGCGAGTGCTGATCGTGGATGACGATGTGCGCAATATCTTCGCGATGACCAGCCTCCTCGAACGCCACCACATGGACGTGATGTCCGCCGAGCAGGGCGAAACAGCTCTGCAACTTCTCAAAAGCGGCACCATCTTCGACATCGTGCTCATGGACATCATGATGCCGGAGATGGACGGCTACGAGGTGATGAAGGCGATCCGTGGCATGTATGGCTTCCAGGAGCTGCCGATCATCGCGCTGACAGCCAAGGCGATGAAGGGCGACCGCGAGAAATGCATCGATGCCGGCGCCTCCGACTACATTTCCAAGCCGGTCGACACCGACCGCCTGCTCACCATGCTCCGCACCTGGCTGTACCGATGA
- a CDS encoding histidine kinase dimerization/phospho-acceptor domain-containing protein: MSQPSDTDPVTIPWEKIVRQAVHDMRTPLSSMLTTVAVLRQLQGNAAAPPQWERMIDLLERQVQTLSAQLVQLHESPESYLKVEESA, encoded by the coding sequence GTGAGCCAGCCCTCCGATACCGATCCAGTTACCATACCGTGGGAGAAGATTGTCCGGCAGGCCGTGCATGACATGCGAACGCCCCTGTCGTCGATGCTCACCACGGTGGCGGTACTTCGCCAACTTCAGGGAAACGCGGCGGCCCCGCCACAGTGGGAGCGGATGATTGATTTGTTAGAGCGCCAGGTGCAGACGCTTTCAGCGCAATTGGTCCAGCTTCACGAGTCTCCTGAAAGCTACCTCAAGGTGGAGGAGAGCGCGTAG
- a CDS encoding GAF domain-containing protein, whose amino-acid sequence MSSAPKSPELTPSALVTSRRSIAADLEDTRLLQELGARLVDEDNIDAIYQEILAAAITLTRAAAGVVQILDPRSGGLSVLSAKGFDEALVIRFRRVDANSPTSCGLALTSNKRAFVDFDGPGEPNPALKLLLEAGFRSAQSTPLVSRAGNLIGMITTHWTKHHRPADRELRFLDLLARQAADLIERRSSEEALQTSERRYRTLFDSIDEGFCTIEVIFNEAGHPIDYRFLQVNPSFVRLTGINDAVGRTMREITTDHEPHWFETYGRIVKTGEPERFVARAQQLQRWYDVYASRVDEPELHHVAVLFNDVTHRVHTEEELRHARDALESRVKERTLELASALKRVQDEVDERKKIERERRELLQRIVHLQEAERTRVARELHDNLGQHMVAVLMHVEGFQRKLLQAGNKEASNDLEEFRKVVDGLIRATHRQSWELRPAELDELGLEVALENYVHQWSEKTSTPVDFHATDRETRDMHPEQVIALYRVTQEALTNVARHAHATHVSVELEVGRSVCVSIRDNGVGFDPATVKRRLGLLGMQERLDIVGGTLVIDASPNHGTRIQACVPHVG is encoded by the coding sequence ATGTCCAGCGCCCCGAAATCACCTGAGCTGACCCCATCGGCCCTCGTCACGTCGCGACGGTCGATCGCGGCCGATCTCGAGGATACCCGCCTGCTGCAGGAACTGGGTGCCCGTCTCGTGGATGAGGACAACATTGACGCGATCTATCAGGAGATCCTGGCGGCTGCAATCACGCTCACCCGCGCAGCCGCCGGAGTGGTGCAGATTCTCGACCCCAGGAGTGGCGGCCTCTCCGTGCTTTCCGCCAAAGGCTTCGATGAAGCCCTCGTGATCCGTTTCCGGCGAGTGGATGCCAATTCGCCAACCTCCTGTGGCCTCGCCCTGACCTCGAACAAGCGTGCGTTCGTCGACTTCGATGGACCCGGCGAACCCAATCCCGCACTCAAGCTGCTCCTTGAAGCGGGCTTCAGGTCGGCACAATCAACGCCGCTTGTCAGCCGGGCCGGCAACTTGATCGGCATGATCACCACCCATTGGACCAAGCATCACCGGCCCGCCGACCGTGAACTTCGGTTCCTTGATCTGCTGGCAAGACAAGCGGCTGATCTCATCGAGCGCCGGTCGTCCGAAGAAGCACTACAAACTTCAGAGCGGCGCTACCGGACCTTGTTCGATTCCATCGACGAAGGCTTCTGCACGATCGAAGTGATCTTCAACGAAGCCGGCCATCCTATCGACTATCGGTTCCTTCAGGTAAACCCTTCGTTCGTTCGACTCACCGGCATTAATGATGCCGTGGGACGAACCATGCGGGAGATCACCACAGATCACGAACCCCATTGGTTTGAAACTTACGGCCGTATCGTAAAGACCGGAGAACCCGAGCGCTTTGTGGCACGGGCGCAGCAACTGCAGCGCTGGTACGACGTGTATGCATCCCGGGTGGATGAGCCGGAACTGCATCACGTCGCAGTGCTCTTCAATGATGTCACCCACCGCGTTCATACAGAAGAGGAACTCCGCCATGCCCGCGATGCCCTCGAGTCGAGGGTCAAGGAACGGACGCTGGAATTGGCCTCGGCGCTGAAGCGGGTCCAAGACGAAGTCGACGAGCGAAAGAAAATTGAACGTGAGCGACGCGAGCTCCTCCAACGCATCGTCCATTTGCAAGAGGCGGAACGTACTCGGGTCGCCCGCGAGCTTCATGACAATCTGGGACAGCACATGGTGGCCGTCCTGATGCATGTGGAGGGCTTCCAGCGGAAGCTCTTGCAAGCCGGCAACAAGGAAGCCAGCAACGACCTCGAAGAGTTCCGAAAGGTCGTGGATGGATTAATCAGGGCCACTCACCGCCAATCGTGGGAACTTCGCCCGGCCGAACTGGACGAACTGGGTCTCGAAGTCGCCCTTGAGAACTATGTCCACCAGTGGAGCGAAAAAACCAGCACCCCCGTCGACTTCCATGCCACGGATCGGGAGACACGGGACATGCATCCTGAACAAGTCATCGCTCTCTACCGGGTCACTCAGGAGGCTCTCACAAATGTCGCGAGGCACGCCCACGCGACTCACGTCTCCGTGGAATTGGAAGTCGGAAGGTCGGTCTGCGTCTCGATCCGGGACAACGGCGTTGGATTCGACCCAGCCACTGTCAAACGGAGGTTGGGATTGTTGGGCATGCAGGAGCGCCTGGACATCGTCGGTGGCACCTTGGTCATCGACGCCAGTCCGAACCACGGCACCCGCATTCAGGCCTGTGTCCCTCACGTCGGGTAG
- a CDS encoding pyridoxamine 5'-phosphate oxidase family protein → MSTIEDLDASRAVAKMREIILAAPTCFFASGLGQVPFHLCPMYAQDVDREGCIWFFSGADSVHNELLEKDARVELMFSNDSKHEYLAVYGRAEISRDIDKVDDLWGAMVKAWFPGGKDDPNLTLIRVAPEKVHYWDTRENKLVALGKILLSAVTGRALEAGVEGDLRP, encoded by the coding sequence ATGTCTACCATCGAAGACCTTGATGCCTCGCGCGCGGTTGCAAAGATGCGCGAGATCATCCTTGCGGCTCCCACCTGCTTCTTTGCATCGGGGCTCGGGCAGGTGCCATTTCACCTGTGCCCGATGTATGCCCAAGACGTGGATCGGGAAGGTTGCATCTGGTTCTTCAGCGGGGCTGACAGCGTTCACAATGAGCTTCTCGAAAAGGATGCACGGGTAGAGCTGATGTTTTCCAATGACAGCAAGCACGAGTATCTGGCGGTCTACGGTCGCGCGGAGATCAGCCGTGACATCGACAAGGTCGACGATCTGTGGGGGGCGATGGTCAAGGCGTGGTTTCCCGGCGGGAAGGATGATCCCAACCTCACCTTGATCCGGGTGGCGCCGGAGAAGGTTCACTATTGGGACACTCGTGAGAACAAGCTGGTGGCACTCGGCAAGATCCTACTCAGCGCGGTGACGGGGCGTGCCCTGGAGGCCGGGGTGGAAGGCGACCTGCGTCCGTGA
- a CDS encoding sensor histidine kinase: MGYLLAAGLWVVLSDQVVRVVLPNSSASVQTLKGLNFVLTTSLLLFFVLRRAYRGWRSAERLNRELIMEMSDGFRLLSARSERLREEERTRLSRELHDQFGQALTSLTMELRWVEGRLERMEDQNVNPLIDRLVEAEEQVAQLLTGVQSIAADLRPDALDRLGLQEALMQEAGRFQERTGIEVTVNAGELPGDIPPAVATAAYRIFQEAMTNVVRHAGAAHVAVRCTADGSALRLTVADDGKGMPAEAERGRQAIGLLGMRERTELCGGSFRVCSSEGEGTEVSAMMPWKQA; this comes from the coding sequence GTGGGATACCTATTGGCTGCCGGATTGTGGGTAGTGCTGTCGGATCAGGTGGTCCGCGTGGTCCTGCCGAATTCCTCTGCTTCCGTGCAGACGCTGAAGGGGCTGAATTTCGTCCTGACCACATCGCTGCTGCTGTTCTTTGTGCTGCGCCGCGCGTATCGCGGATGGCGGAGCGCGGAACGTCTCAACCGGGAACTCATCATGGAGATGAGCGATGGCTTCCGTCTGCTCTCCGCTCGTTCAGAGCGGTTGCGCGAGGAGGAGCGAACGCGGCTTTCCCGCGAGTTGCATGACCAGTTCGGCCAGGCGCTCACCAGTTTGACCATGGAACTTCGCTGGGTGGAGGGGCGCTTGGAGCGAATGGAGGATCAAAATGTGAATCCACTGATCGACCGTCTGGTCGAGGCTGAGGAACAGGTGGCGCAATTGCTCACGGGAGTGCAGTCGATCGCCGCGGACTTGCGGCCCGATGCTCTCGACCGGCTGGGTCTCCAGGAGGCGCTGATGCAGGAAGCGGGTCGCTTTCAGGAGCGGACCGGGATCGAAGTGACGGTGAATGCCGGGGAATTGCCTGGCGACATCCCGCCGGCGGTCGCCACCGCGGCGTACCGGATTTTCCAGGAAGCCATGACGAATGTGGTCCGCCACGCCGGTGCCGCGCACGTGGCCGTGCGGTGCACGGCTGACGGCTCTGCGCTCAGGCTGACGGTGGCTGACGATGGAAAGGGGATGCCGGCCGAAGCGGAGCGGGGGAGGCAGGCGATCGGCCTGCTCGGCATGCGTGAACGGACGGAATTGTGCGGCGGCAGTTTTCGTGTTTGTTCTTCTGAAGGAGAAGGCACCGAAGTTTCCGCCATGATGCCATGGAAACAGGCATGA
- a CDS encoding response regulator transcription factor yields the protein MNILITDDHELVRRGLRGLLLDEFPTARIVEAGSAREALEIAERMDCHLALVDINLPGRDGLELLRDLKRLYPSLPVLMVSAHTEEEFAIRALKLGAAGYVSKQSAADVLVAAVRKVLAGGRHISSVVAERLARAAAEGWAGEPHETLSHRELQVLKKIADGRSIKEIASELALSEKTIATYRSRISEKLQLSSNVEITRYALLHHLAG from the coding sequence ATGAACATCCTGATCACCGACGACCATGAACTGGTTCGTCGCGGCCTGCGCGGGCTCTTGCTCGACGAGTTTCCGACGGCGCGGATCGTCGAAGCGGGATCGGCCCGTGAGGCGCTTGAGATCGCCGAGCGAATGGACTGCCATCTTGCCCTGGTCGACATCAACCTCCCGGGACGGGACGGTCTCGAACTTTTGCGCGACCTGAAGCGCCTGTATCCCTCGCTGCCGGTGCTGATGGTGAGCGCGCACACCGAGGAGGAGTTCGCGATCCGCGCGCTGAAGCTGGGCGCGGCCGGCTATGTTTCGAAACAGAGTGCCGCCGATGTTCTGGTAGCGGCGGTAAGGAAAGTGCTGGCCGGTGGCCGGCACATCAGTTCGGTGGTGGCCGAGCGACTGGCACGGGCTGCGGCGGAGGGCTGGGCGGGGGAACCTCATGAGACGCTATCTCATCGGGAACTTCAGGTTCTGAAGAAGATCGCGGACGGGCGTTCGATCAAGGAGATCGCCTCCGAATTGGCCCTGAGCGAGAAAACCATTGCCACCTATCGCAGCCGGATTTCGGAGAAGCTCCAGCTTTCGAGCAACGTCGAGATCACCCGTTACGCGCTGCTGCATCATTTGGCCGGTTAG
- a CDS encoding fibronectin type III domain-containing protein: MIPSNGVSLEWNANPESDVVGYKVYFGTTSQNYTAVIDVVGATKTQLPAVSLGSTYYLAVSAYNAKGDESPRSAELKVTADVPAPAANTSMSFSAPGQAQLQWRYPKANVPVADKFTIYASEDLKTWSSAGTVAASASSSSDANWTYFKFPYSADKKRMFFRVGASNAFGEYQ, encoded by the coding sequence GTGATCCCTTCCAACGGAGTTTCCCTGGAGTGGAACGCCAATCCCGAGTCCGATGTGGTCGGCTACAAGGTCTACTTCGGCACCACGAGCCAGAACTACACCGCGGTGATTGATGTGGTGGGTGCCACGAAAACCCAACTGCCTGCGGTCAGCCTCGGTTCGACCTACTACCTTGCAGTGAGCGCCTACAACGCGAAGGGCGATGAGAGCCCTCGCTCGGCGGAACTGAAGGTCACGGCGGACGTGCCGGCACCCGCTGCGAACACTTCCATGAGTTTCAGTGCGCCCGGCCAAGCGCAATTGCAGTGGCGCTACCCGAAGGCGAATGTCCCGGTCGCAGACAAGTTCACCATTTACGCTAGCGAAGATCTCAAGACGTGGTCCTCAGCGGGCACCGTGGCGGCTTCAGCTTCGTCGAGTTCCGATGCGAACTGGACCTACTTCAAGTTCCCCTACTCGGCAGACAAGAAACGAATGTTTTTCAGGGTGGGTGCCTCGAACGCCTTCGGGGAATACCAGTAA